One genomic window of Methanosarcina acetivorans C2A includes the following:
- a CDS encoding nicotianamine synthase family protein, giving the protein MNSLLNVESNSYSALFREYEPQLYNIRSHILHFYDNIKDRDLSTIAESNLEELYEIFSELDELGHLDVDSTMCEFVLHDPAIRALLPAVHSSYSSYFSLHEIQLARKILNYENPWEVLESFPLYPRYENLINVHFQNSSHAKVLVFIGCGPLPITLLLFSKLYGIRCIGIDIDPEAVALAKSCVKHFGLEKDISIIEGNENMLSELEWDAVLVAALAEPKPRIFQNLHTIIKKKKSENGKPISVCYRNYTGMRQLFYWPVLPEHTRGFRKINEIRPSCGVNNTLVFLECE; this is encoded by the coding sequence ATGAACAGCTTACTGAACGTTGAAAGCAACTCTTATTCAGCCCTATTCCGGGAATATGAGCCGCAATTATACAACATAAGATCACACATACTGCATTTTTACGATAATATTAAAGACCGCGATTTAAGCACAATTGCGGAATCAAACCTGGAAGAGCTTTATGAGATATTCTCCGAGCTCGATGAACTGGGGCATCTGGATGTTGACAGCACGATGTGTGAGTTTGTGCTTCATGACCCGGCAATCAGGGCCTTACTTCCTGCAGTCCATTCCAGTTACAGCAGTTATTTTAGCCTTCATGAGATCCAGCTTGCACGAAAAATTCTTAACTATGAAAACCCCTGGGAAGTGCTCGAATCCTTTCCCCTGTATCCGAGATATGAAAATCTGATCAATGTCCATTTTCAGAATTCTTCCCACGCTAAAGTTCTGGTTTTTATAGGCTGCGGACCTCTTCCTATTACCCTGCTACTATTCAGTAAATTGTACGGCATTCGCTGCATCGGCATAGACATAGACCCTGAAGCAGTAGCTCTGGCAAAAAGCTGTGTAAAACACTTTGGCCTTGAAAAAGATATCAGTATTATTGAAGGGAATGAGAATATGCTTTCGGAACTCGAATGGGACGCTGTGCTCGTAGCAGCTCTTGCTGAACCGAAGCCGCGCATTTTCCAGAATCTCCATACAATAATCAAAAAGAAAAAATCCGAGAATGGTAAGCCTATTTCCGTGTGTTACCGTAACTATACGGGCATGAGGCAGCTGTTCTACTGGCCTGTCCTTCCGGAGCATACCCGGGGTTTTCGGAAAATAAACGAAATACGCCCTTCCTGCGGAGTAAACAACACCCTGGTCTTCCTGGAGTGTGAATAA
- a CDS encoding class I SAM-dependent methyltransferase, protein MDVGTGTGFLALLFAEMGHEVTGIDLSEGMLEKAKHNADNMGIEIDLFHGDAENLPFEDCSFDLVVNKYLLWALEEPSRAVCEWKRVLKPGGMIFSIDGNWFDSRPDRYIKRMLSELVESFENKKQYNRIFKNSYAPIRNFLPLYEKINPESISLLFSETGLVNTAINSLLEVQKFQRNKYPFSQRLLENNSIFLISGQKI, encoded by the coding sequence CTGGATGTGGGTACAGGCACAGGTTTTCTAGCCCTCCTTTTTGCCGAGATGGGACATGAGGTAACAGGCATAGACCTGTCCGAAGGCATGCTCGAAAAAGCAAAGCATAACGCCGATAACATGGGTATAGAAATTGATCTCTTCCATGGGGATGCGGAAAATCTGCCTTTCGAGGATTGCTCTTTTGACCTGGTTGTAAACAAATACCTGCTCTGGGCTCTCGAAGAACCTTCCCGTGCAGTTTGTGAATGGAAGCGAGTCCTTAAACCGGGAGGCATGATTTTTTCCATAGATGGCAACTGGTTTGACTCTCGCCCAGATAGATATATCAAAAGAATGCTTTCCGAGCTGGTAGAAAGCTTTGAGAATAAGAAACAATACAACAGGATATTCAAGAATTCCTACGCTCCGATAAGGAATTTTCTTCCCCTCTATGAGAAAATAAACCCGGAAAGTATCTCCCTTCTCTTTTCCGAAACCGGACTTGTAAATACTGCAATCAATTCCCTTCTGGAGGTGCAGAAGTTTCAAAGAAATAAGTACCCGTTTTCACAGAGGCTGCTTGAGAATAACTCCATATTTCTGATATCGGGGCAGAAAATTTAA
- a CDS encoding nicotianamine synthase family protein, translating to MNNIQKIEDAFLVAELRQISAVVKGPGEEEILQSSSGKLHALFKRLDELAALEVDEKSIDAILKSPTFNALIDSISRFRFLYNLKLENEKAKNLLESSDPWETLRNFTYYPNYLQLARTEYTGSGLKPGDCVLFLGSGPLPLSLIVLCHEYDLFGIGIEQDEKRANLSREVIACIGLSERIKIIEGNHFNLPLGTRCDLYMVAAQAEPKKEVFEHLAKILPGGTKVSYRLYEKGLRRILDGNSLFELPSGFEEYLRVQPEPPINNTVVFLKRR from the coding sequence GTGAATAACATTCAAAAAATAGAGGATGCTTTCTTAGTTGCCGAGCTCCGGCAGATTTCTGCTGTGGTAAAGGGCCCTGGAGAGGAGGAGATTCTGCAAAGTTCCTCGGGCAAACTGCATGCCCTATTTAAAAGGCTGGACGAACTCGCAGCCCTGGAAGTAGATGAAAAGTCTATTGATGCAATCCTTAAAAGCCCGACTTTTAATGCTCTGATTGATTCGATTTCCCGTTTCCGGTTTTTATACAATCTGAAACTTGAAAACGAAAAAGCAAAAAACCTTCTTGAGAGTTCGGATCCATGGGAAACCCTCCGGAATTTTACATATTATCCGAACTACCTGCAGCTTGCAAGGACCGAATATACAGGTTCCGGCCTAAAACCCGGAGACTGTGTTCTTTTTCTTGGCAGTGGCCCTCTTCCTCTGAGCCTGATAGTGCTCTGCCACGAATACGACCTTTTCGGAATCGGGATTGAACAGGACGAAAAAAGGGCAAATCTTTCGAGAGAGGTGATTGCCTGTATCGGGCTTTCCGAAAGAATCAAAATAATAGAAGGAAATCACTTCAACCTGCCCCTTGGAACCAGATGCGATCTTTATATGGTCGCTGCCCAAGCTGAACCCAAAAAGGAGGTGTTCGAACACCTGGCAAAAATCCTTCCCGGAGGAACTAAGGTTTCCTACCGCCTCTACGAAAAAGGGCTCCGAAGAATTCTGGACGGAAATTCCCTTTTCGAGCTGCCTTCAGGTTTTGAAGAATATCTCAGGGTTCAGCCGGAACCTCCAATTAATAATACGGTTGTATTTCTGAAAAGAAGATGA
- the cbiQ gene encoding cobalt ECF transporter T component CbiQ, with translation MVTLTDIERESYKNSPIHRLDPRVKLLFTLVVIVYVVSLPRIHEKNMVRLLVIEAYLLLLVLASGLDLRYFLLRILAILPFGLGIALIQPFLRPSFMETYTPYPLDLPFGLSITYEGLAFGSSLLAKFLVCITAIVLLSSTTRLRDMVVAAERIGIPREFTLLLSMMVRYLFVFWAVLKRIRIAQQTRLFNIWNKDVPRKWIIEQIGNSISAIFIRSYEQGERTYISMLCRGYGSGYETTYYRTKIRTPDVFFLFLGATCIIYAHLFT, from the coding sequence ATGGTAACCCTTACGGATATCGAACGCGAATCATATAAGAACAGCCCCATACATCGTCTTGATCCAAGGGTAAAATTGCTCTTTACGCTTGTTGTAATCGTTTATGTAGTAAGCCTGCCAAGGATTCACGAAAAAAATATGGTTCGTCTTCTTGTAATCGAGGCTTATTTACTGCTCCTTGTGCTTGCTTCTGGGCTGGATTTAAGATATTTTCTCCTTCGCATTCTTGCGATTTTGCCTTTCGGACTGGGAATTGCTCTTATCCAGCCTTTCCTGAGACCTTCCTTTATGGAAACTTATACTCCTTATCCTCTCGATCTGCCTTTTGGGCTAAGTATAACCTATGAGGGACTCGCCTTCGGGAGCTCACTGCTTGCAAAATTTCTGGTCTGCATAACAGCCATCGTCTTGCTATCTTCCACTACGCGACTGAGAGATATGGTTGTAGCAGCAGAAAGAATAGGTATCCCAAGGGAATTTACTCTGCTCCTGAGTATGATGGTGCGTTATCTCTTTGTGTTTTGGGCTGTCCTCAAAAGAATACGGATTGCGCAGCAGACCAGGCTCTTCAATATATGGAACAAAGATGTCCCACGTAAATGGATCATCGAGCAGATAGGAAACAGCATTAGCGCAATTTTCATACGCTCCTACGAGCAGGGAGAAAGGACCTATATCAGTATGCTTTGCAGAGGCTACGGGAGCGGGTACGAAACAACTTATTACAGGACAAAAATCAGGACTCCGGATGTTTTTTTTCTGTTCCTGGGTGCGACTTGCATAATATATGCCCATCTTTTTACCTGA
- a CDS encoding ATP-binding cassette domain-containing protein produces MTISTLSSSYGNAQDVPAEDSDRHGSIEPGSEKAANAVERSGIPILEVKNLCHRYPHLDANTLEEINLKVYKGERVAVLGANGAGKSTLFKHLNGILKPLSGEVLVKGEKITKKNVRMCRETVGIVFQDPDDQVLAPSVEEDIAFGPINMGLSSEEVEKRVKEALKMVGLEGFEERAPHHLSGGQKKLVAIAGILAMRPEVIVLDEPTAGLDPLSSARFLELIMKMNKELGITLLLSTHDVDVVPYFAERVFVLHHGKLEADGIPEEIFSDPELLRKAHLRLPRIAEIFEMLQQEGVDINIKITAEKARDEILRVMDSRFQTFRMG; encoded by the coding sequence ATGACCATATCGACTCTTTCATCAAGCTACGGAAATGCCCAGGATGTTCCGGCAGAGGATAGCGACCGGCATGGAAGTATAGAGCCAGGCTCGGAAAAGGCAGCCAATGCCGTAGAAAGAAGTGGCATCCCTATCCTTGAAGTTAAAAATCTCTGCCACAGGTATCCACATCTTGATGCAAACACCCTGGAAGAAATTAACCTGAAAGTATACAAAGGGGAAAGAGTTGCAGTCCTTGGAGCTAACGGAGCAGGAAAGTCCACTCTCTTTAAACACCTTAATGGAATCCTGAAGCCTCTTTCCGGAGAAGTCCTGGTAAAAGGAGAAAAGATAACTAAAAAGAATGTCCGGATGTGCAGGGAGACTGTAGGGATAGTTTTTCAGGATCCTGATGATCAGGTGCTTGCTCCGAGCGTTGAAGAAGATATAGCATTTGGACCAATCAATATGGGTCTATCCAGTGAAGAAGTAGAAAAGAGGGTAAAGGAAGCCCTGAAGATGGTGGGACTTGAGGGTTTTGAAGAGAGAGCCCCACACCATCTGAGCGGAGGACAGAAGAAACTTGTTGCAATCGCAGGTATCCTTGCCATGCGCCCGGAGGTCATTGTGCTTGACGAACCGACAGCAGGGCTTGACCCTTTAAGTTCTGCTCGCTTTCTTGAATTGATCATGAAAATGAATAAGGAACTTGGTATTACCCTGCTTCTTTCTACCCATGATGTGGATGTTGTCCCCTATTTTGCTGAAAGGGTTTTTGTCCTCCATCATGGAAAACTTGAGGCTGACGGAATCCCTGAGGAAATTTTTAGCGATCCCGAACTCCTCAGAAAAGCTCACCTCAGGCTTCCAAGAATTGCCGAGATATTTGAAATGCTCCAGCAGGAAGGGGTCGATATTAACATAAAGATAACAGCCGAAAAGGCAAGGGATGAAATCCTGAGGGTAATGGATTCCAGATTTCAAACGTTCAGGATGGGATGA